The window TTGATGCGGCTTCTACATATTCTCTGACCCCTTTATCATAAAAAGCTCTAGCTACCATTAAAAAAATTAATTCTTTATTTTCCTCTCTAAAGATTGGAGAAAATTTTGATGTATTAACACCTTCTCCTGGTAAAACAAATAATTTTTGTTCATTTACTATTTTTTCATCTATTAACTGTTTCTTATCATCTTCGTTTAATACCCAAACCTCTTTAGAATAACTCAAAGATACTTTATATAATGTTTTGGCTATTTTAGAAATTATTCCTCCTTCTACAAAAGAGTATCCTAAACCAGTTAAAACAGCTATACTAGGAATATTAGCTCTTTTTGCTGCTAAAGTTCCGTATATATTAGGTTTTATTGTATAATGAAAAATAATATCAGGCTTTTCCTTTCTATAAATATTAAATAATTGAAGATATAATTGAAAATCTTTTATGGGGTTTACTCCTCTTAAACTCAACTCTATGGGAATATGTCTAATTCCTAATTCTTTAGGAAAATCTATTCTAGAATCATTTGGAGCTATAACTACAACTTCATGTCCATCTTCTATTAAAGCTTTTATAACTCCATATCTGAATATATATACATCCCAAAGGACATTGGCTGTAAAAAATATTTTTAACTTTTTCATAAATACCTCTCATTTTAATATTGAATTAGTAACTCTTTTCCATGACTATCTTTTAAATACTTTTTACTCTCAATTAACTCTTTTTCTCTTTTTTTATAGTTCAACTTATTAAAAAAGACATTCTCGTATTTATAGTTTATTTTATTTCCTGGAAAATTTATACTTTCATATATTCTAAGAAAACATATAGAAAATATAAGCCCTATAAGAGCACCTTTATATTTTGTATCCTCTATACTTCTTGCTAAAACTAGCCACGCTCCATAAACAAATAAAATTCCTATTCTAAGAGATACAATTGACAGTTCTGATGTAAATAAAAATATAAATATCCACATATATGAACTATTTTTTATAATTATATTTTTTTCATAGTTATATGCTAAAAAAAACAGTACTGCTCGTTCTAAGTAAAATATATTAAATCCTCTATTTAAACTAGTTGGTATAACTTCTCTATAATTTATAATCTTACTTTTTAATATATCTGGAAAAATATTTAAATTCATATTAAAAATAGTTTGAAATATTTTTAAATCTAAAAGATAGTATATACTTCCAAATACAAATAAACTTAATATAAATCTCTCTTTATATCTGTGATTTAATATAAAATACATCGGCATATAAACTAATGCACTTGTATGAAATAAAACTCCCAATATATTTAAAATAAAAAATGGTATAATCTTTCTTTCTTCTATGTATTTTAATGAAAATAAAAATAAAACTATTGCTTTTATATTCCTTAATAATTCTACTTCAATATGTAATCCTTGAATACTAAAAAAAATAGCAAAAGCTATTATCGGATATTTACAATATTTTTTAAAAATATAGTATAAGGCTATAAAATCAATAGTTGTTGTTACTACCTGGTAGAAAATATAGTTTTTAAAAATACCACCAATTAAAGATGTGTAAATCATATATCCTTTTTCATAAATATAGGTTTTTTCCATAAAAGAAGGATAATAAAAATACCAATCCCATCCTAAAAAACCTCTTGTTCCTAAAAATAGTATTAAAAAAATAACAATACTTTTTAATATTATTTTTTTATAAACCTCATTCTTTCCAAAAATATCATAAATACCTAAAATCATTAAAGCTAAAGCTATTATTATAAAAATCATTTTAGTTCCTCTTTATAAATAGCTATATATTTTTTTGCTGTAGATTCTATGGAATATGTTAAACTATTTCTTATTCCCGCTTTACTTTTCTCTAAATAAAGATCTGAATCTTCTAAACTTAATATTTTTTCTACTAAATCATTTACATTTCCTAATTCAAAAAGAAGTCCACTATCTCCCACTACATTTGATAAGCCCTCAACGTTACTTGCTATTATAGGAGTTCCTGATGCCATAGCTTCTAATGCACTTAAACCAAACCCTTCAAAGTTTGATGATTGAATAGCTATATCGCTTCTTTTTAAAAGAGATGAAACAGAGTTAGAATATCCTAAAAATTGAACTCTATCATTTAAATTTAACATTAAAACTTCACGTTTTGCAATCTCCTGTGTTTCTCCTTCTCCAACAAATGTTATTGTATAATCTTTAGGTAATCTCTCCATTGCCCTTATTACTGTTAAATGATCTTTAGAGGGATGAAACCTTGAGACCATTATTAGATTATTACCTCTTTTTTCTTTAGGTTTCCCCATAAATGCTCTTAACGAAACACCATTAGATATAATATCAACTTTTTTCAAGCTTATTCCAGTCCATCTAATAAGCTCTTTAGCTGTTGCCTCTGAAATCGCTACAACTTTATCATAAGAGTTATATATAAATTTATCTAAAACTTTGTACAACTTATTATTTCGTCGTCTATTATGCGTACTATGCTCCGTTGTTATGTATATAATATTTTTATTTAAATATCTTGCTAAGCTCGTCCATATTTGGGCATGAATCAAATGAGCATGAACTATTTGAAAATTATTTTTTTTTATTAGTTTAGATATTTCTAAAGCATTCTTAAAACTAAACTTATTATTTGCTTTAATTGTATGGATTTTTATTCCTCTTTTTTTATATTCATTTATAAACTTTTCACCTTTTGTGTCTAAAACTAATAGTTCTACTTCTACTCCTTGCTTCTTTTGTGCAGGTATTAAATCTAACAATAGTTTTTCAGCTCCACCTAACTCTAAAGATGTTATTATGTGAAGTATTTTCATTTAACCTTTCCTTTCTTTTTTCCAATCATAATATACAGCCTGGAAAAATCTAATTAAAAATTTTATCTTATTTTTAATTGGTATTTTTTTCTTTAACATATATTTATAATAAAGTTTCAACCCTTTTGGATTATTCTTAATAATCTCAGAAAATCTTCTTGTATAGCCATCTTCTAAATATTGATAAAAATAGATTCCTTTATCAATATATCTAAACATATAGTTTTCACCTATCTGATTCCATATATATCCCTCAGGGACAAATTTTTCATTTTCTATTTCTGGAAAAGGATACTCTCTCATTATAGAAGTTTTTACAATTTCAGCTTTATCTCCCAAAATTTTTTTATTATAAAAAATATCTATTGGAGTACTATCTATTTGGGCCCCTCCAAAAGTTTCATTTTCTCGCACGCTCTTTCCATCATCAAAAACCTCTACTTTTCTAAAAACAACACCTGCATAATCATTAGGCAAGGTTATAGTTTCTTCTTCTATAGTCTCCATAGCTCTTTCATTTAAATAATCATCACTATCTACTATAAAAAATAACTCTTTACTAGCTAAGGCTACTCCGACATTTATAGCTCTCATTTTTCCCCCATTTTTTATTTTTTTATAAAATATGGGTATCTCATCATCATCTATGAACTCTTTTATTAATCTTTCTGTTCCATCTGTTGATCCGTCATCTACAACTATCCATTCAAAGTTTTTCACTGTTTGATTTTTTAAACTTTTATACAACCTTCTCAGTGTATTCTCTCTATTATAGGTGGGTGTAAATACAGTTATCATTTTTCTACCTTCCTTTTCCAAAAACAACAGTTTTTAGAGTTTTAAATAAAATTACAATATCTAGATATAAACTATAGCATTTTATATAGTACAAATCATATTCAAGCTTATTCTTAGCATCCTCCACTGTTGCTCCATAAGGATACATAACCTGAGCCCAACCTGTAAGACCTGGTTTAACCATATGTCTAAGTCCATAATAAGGTATTTGCTTTTCTAGTTCTTTTATAAATACCATTCTTTCTGGTCTTGGACCAATAAAACTCATATCTCCTCTAATTACATTTAATAATTGAGGTAATTCATCTATTCTAGTTTTTCTCATAAAATTTCCAAACTTTGTAACTCTTGGATCGTTTTTTTGAGCCCATTTTGCTCCATCTTTTTCAGCATCTTGTCTCATACTTCTAAATTTATAAACCATAAATTCTTTTTCATTTTCTCCAACTCTTTCTTGGGAGTAAATTATTGGTCCTGGACTTTCTAATTTAACAATTATTGCAGCAATTATCATAACGGGAAAAGTTAAAGTTCCAATTACTATTGACATTCCTATATCAAATACTCTTTTTACTTTATTTTGAAATTTACTTCTTAAAATTTCAAATCCATAGGCATTTAATAACCACTCTTCATTTATATACGATACTTCTACTTTTTTCTCAATCTCTAACATATAATCTAAATAACTCATAACATGAGTATTTCTTAATTTTATTTTTAAAATTTTTTCAATCTCTTTCTCTTCTAATTTTATTTTTCCCAATAATAACAATTTGATATTATTAATTTTTACAAACTCTTCTAACTCATCTATATTTTCTTTAAAATTTATATATTTATACCCTTCTAATTTTTCTAAACTCTTTTCTAAATTTATTTTTAATTCTCCATCTCCATAAATAGTAACGGGTTTAATTCTATATACAAACATATTTATAACTGCTCTTATAAGAATTGTAATTGAAGTAAATAATATAAAAAATATAATTAACCAAAAATCCCAACTTATAAAGAACCATATAAAAAAGAATACCATATTTATTCCAATTACATTTAAATAATTTTTTATAGAGTATTTAGGCACATCAAAATTCATTAAATCAAAAAGATATAATCCCAGCATTACAAAAGAAAATACTCCTATTCCTATTAAACTTATTTCAAAAGACAAATTAAATAAACTTATCAAAATCGAAAAAATAACTCCTAAAATTCCTATATAAAACAATCTTAACATTAATTTTCACTATCTCCTTCATAAAGAATGACTCTTTCTCCATCCTCTATTATATTTTCATCAGCTCCATTTTTATCATAAAATATTATTGCTTTAAAAATTTCATCTTTAGAGTCCAAACCAAACTCTGAAAATAAAGCAGTCGGGTATGCATCATCTCTATAAGAAACTACTGTTAATACATTATTATTTCTAACTAAATATTTTGTTTTTTTATTTTTACTTGTTCCATCTTCATCATCTCTTCCAATTCTTCCTAATATTTTACCTAAAATATCTAATTGAAATTTATCCTCATCATTTTTTACTTCCCAAATTCCAGCATCCTCTTTTGCGATTTTAACTTTTCTCATCTCTTTCCCAGTTTTTAAAATATATCTTATATTTCCCATGCTATCAAAAGTAAAGGGTAGCCCTTCATCACTTAAATTGTAAGAAGCTAAATTAAACCCGGGCTGAATACTTCCTGGAACTCTTTTTTCTACATAAATAGCTGGTAATTTATCATCAACTGGAACTGTTTTTAATTTTAATTTTTTTGCTTTTAAAACTTTTTTATCTATAGGATTTAATTGCTCTATAATAACTGTATTTTCAGATTTTGGATATAATCCTACAATCGGCAAAATTTCTCCTGAACTATATTTCTTTTCATAAGAAAAGTTAGGCATTCCTCCCATTCCAAGTACAGTAACTCGTATTAAATCAAAGTCTTTATTAGATTCATATTTCATTCCATAAGCTAAAGGAGTTCGTCCATATGGATTATATCTTAAAAAAGGATCTTCAAATGTATATTTTTTTTCTTCATACTCTTTTTTTAGTTCTTTTTCATATTTTTCATCTTGAACATATAAGTCGCCATATAAAGCTGCCTTTCTAATATCAAATCCTTTTAACATATCTTCTATTTCTATTGCTAAACTTGGATTTACATTTCCAATTTTATAAAGAGTTTTACTAATTTCTACCACTTCTTCTAAATCATATTTTTTTATATCTTTTTTTTCAACAAACTCAACAGTCATTGGTGATTTTGATAAAATTTCACTTATTTTCATTAAATCTTCTTCTGATAATTGAGCAAAGGTATCTTTACTATTTTTTATTGGTAATAATTTTGTTATTCTTTCTCTTATTTTTATAACTTCTGGTCTATTCTCAATAATTTTAATAGTATTTTCAAAATTATTTTTTATTAAATCCTCTTTAAAATACTTTCCTAACTCTGGAGAAAGCAAAGATAGTTCTTTTAACTCTCTTATTACCTTAGCATTTTCTATTGCTTTAGTGTAATCAGTATTTTCAATATATGATTGTATATTTGGACTATTTATAAAATCAACTAATTTTCCATCGGATAAAACAGATGCAGCTATTTCCATCTTATCAGTTGATAAACTTTCTAAGATTCTTTTTAATTTTTTATCTTTTAATTTTGTATCAAAAATTTTCTCATTTTTTTTCTTTTCACTATTTTCATATATTTTAGAAATACTTTT of the Cetobacterium sp. NK01 genome contains:
- a CDS encoding exopolysaccharide biosynthesis polyprenyl glycosylphosphotransferase — translated: MLRLFYIGILGVIFSILISLFNLSFEISLIGIGVFSFVMLGLYLFDLMNFDVPKYSIKNYLNVIGINMVFFFIWFFISWDFWLIIFFILFTSITILIRAVINMFVYRIKPVTIYGDGELKINLEKSLEKLEGYKYINFKENIDELEEFVKINNIKLLLLGKIKLEEKEIEKILKIKLRNTHVMSYLDYMLEIEKKVEVSYINEEWLLNAYGFEILRSKFQNKVKRVFDIGMSIVIGTLTFPVMIIAAIIVKLESPGPIIYSQERVGENEKEFMVYKFRSMRQDAEKDGAKWAQKNDPRVTKFGNFMRKTRIDELPQLLNVIRGDMSFIGPRPERMVFIKELEKQIPYYGLRHMVKPGLTGWAQVMYPYGATVEDAKNKLEYDLYYIKCYSLYLDIVILFKTLKTVVFGKGR
- a CDS encoding EpsG family protein, with amino-acid sequence MIFIIIALALMILGIYDIFGKNEVYKKIILKSIVIFLILFLGTRGFLGWDWYFYYPSFMEKTYIYEKGYMIYTSLIGGIFKNYIFYQVVTTTIDFIALYYIFKKYCKYPIIAFAIFFSIQGLHIEVELLRNIKAIVLFLFSLKYIEERKIIPFFILNILGVLFHTSALVYMPMYFILNHRYKERFILSLFVFGSIYYLLDLKIFQTIFNMNLNIFPDILKSKIINYREVIPTSLNRGFNIFYLERAVLFFLAYNYEKNIIIKNSSYMWIFIFLFTSELSIVSLRIGILFVYGAWLVLARSIEDTKYKGALIGLIFSICFLRIYESINFPGNKINYKYENVFFNKLNYKKREKELIESKKYLKDSHGKELLIQY
- a CDS encoding glycosyltransferase family A protein, which encodes MITVFTPTYNRENTLRRLYKSLKNQTVKNFEWIVVDDGSTDGTERLIKEFIDDDEIPIFYKKIKNGGKMRAINVGVALASKELFFIVDSDDYLNERAMETIEEETITLPNDYAGVVFRKVEVFDDGKSVRENETFGGAQIDSTPIDIFYNKKILGDKAEIVKTSIMREYPFPEIENEKFVPEGYIWNQIGENYMFRYIDKGIYFYQYLEDGYTRRFSEIIKNNPKGLKLYYKYMLKKKIPIKNKIKFLIRFFQAVYYDWKKERKG
- a CDS encoding glycosyltransferase; its protein translation is MKILHIITSLELGGAEKLLLDLIPAQKKQGVEVELLVLDTKGEKFINEYKKRGIKIHTIKANNKFSFKNALEISKLIKKNNFQIVHAHLIHAQIWTSLARYLNKNIIYITTEHSTHNRRRNNKLYKVLDKFIYNSYDKVVAISEATAKELIRWTGISLKKVDIISNGVSLRAFMGKPKEKRGNNLIMVSRFHPSKDHLTVIRAMERLPKDYTITFVGEGETQEIAKREVLMLNLNDRVQFLGYSNSVSSLLKRSDIAIQSSNFEGFGLSALEAMASGTPIIASNVEGLSNVVGDSGLLFELGNVNDLVEKILSLEDSDLYLEKSKAGIRNSLTYSIESTAKKYIAIYKEELK
- a CDS encoding glycosyltransferase family 4 protein, whose product is MKKLKIFFTANVLWDVYIFRYGVIKALIEDGHEVVVIAPNDSRIDFPKELGIRHIPIELSLRGVNPIKDFQLYLQLFNIYRKEKPDIIFHYTIKPNIYGTLAAKRANIPSIAVLTGLGYSFVEGGIISKIAKTLYKVSLSYSKEVWVLNEDDKKQLIDEKIVNEQKLFVLPGEGVNTSKFSPIFREENKELIFLMVARAFYDKGVREYVEAASIIKEKGYLVKFLFLGALGGNAANGIDEVKMKEYEEKGILEYLGHRKDVETIINKSDCVILPSYREGISKVLMEAASMEKPIITTDVTGCREIVENDKNGYLVKAKNSLDLAEKIEKFINLSTEERKKMGKNGRKKILNEFDEKIIIEIYRRKLWNLHL